Within the Parus major isolate Abel chromosome 18, Parus_major1.1, whole genome shotgun sequence genome, the region TAACTGAAGACCTCACAGAAACTACTACTTCCATTTTCAGCACCTAAGTCCTAAAAAGCATCGAAAGCCAGGACAGACCACTGTTGCTACAGGAATTTTGCTGTTTGAATGTTCCTTCAAACTGCACTTTCTTCACAGTTCATCCAAGCTGCATCTCCAACCATATCAGAAGACAAAACACAATCGCCTATGAAACATCTTGACGCTTATCAGTGAAAATCAGTGGCTTGAGATCAAAATACCTAAAACCCAACTTTAACACAAAACTCCAAATACTCAGAAGCTTTTCAATCCTGCTGTTTAATGCACTAGATAtaacaacttattttttttaaaaaaaagcattaacaCATTAAAAGTAACATCTGTAGTCAGTTGTCAGACCAGTCAGGGCTGGATCAAAATTCTCAGCTTGCCTTATGAATTAGATGAATACAAGGCTGCAGTTACATCAGAAAATTCAGTGCATGTCTCCTTTCATGAACACAGgaagaacacacacacacagacgcacacacacacacggctGCCATCTTTAACCCctttataaaaggaaaagcagaataaatgcACATGGAGCGTGGGCACCTAGACTGACTCTTCTTAGCGCTTCCACAAGACTGGACTGGTGTTTTATGGCATTTATCCATTCTTCTCAAAACAACTGTTTGCACATGTGGGGAAACCATCACACACTATGGCAGTAAGAATGGGCAAGCAATAATATTTGCATGAAGTAGAGATTTACTGCTATGATAACACTGGACCCCAAAGCCAGGTCACACACGAGAGGAAAACACGTAACCCCAAAATAAAGGCCTGTGACTGAACACACTGAAGTAATGCCATGTTTTCTGGTACAGGTGAAAATTCTCCAAGAGTTTCTCAAAGGAAATCTCCCCCATCAGAACTCTAGCTCCATAATTGAGAGCAATGCATTTGTAAGTTTATTTGAGAAACAGAAAGCTCAGCATTGCTCAAAATGAAGGCAGTACTTTCAGGCCAGCAAAATTCATCTTGTATCATGCCTGTCCATTCAACTATTTTTGCAGctttgaaacaagaaaactaATAGCAGCTGAAAAACTCTCAACTCAGCATCTGTATGAATAACCTGAAAGCTCTTTATGGAGTGAAGGAGAGTGAAGGTTTTCTACCAAACTGAAATGATGAGCCTTTTGCAGGgatgctgcttttaaaaagattttttttttcaaggaaaattgAAGTTACTGAAATATTCGTATTATCCACCACCAACCCTGACTCTCAATCCGAGCAAGAAGTGAGGGAGATCGGGACAGTTTGTGAAGCTCAGCAGTTACTGGGTGAGACACTGGGTACAGTCCTGAGGGACCATTTCTTTTGGTAGTGCATGAAGTTTTTCACATGTTGGTGCTCATTCTGGATTGGCTGTTAGCTGGAGTGAGCTCCCCTTGGCTACCTTCCCTCGGAGGAGACTGTAACAAGACCAAAACACATCCTAGTTAGTGATGTGTAAATATTCTGCAGCCTGCTTCCTGAGAGACAAAATAAAGCACAGGTGAAGCACAGCAggatggcagcaggaggagagcaTAGCCTCAGGTTCATTAATGACAGTTTTGTATTAACAACTTCTACAGCTCACAAaaacttttccttaaaaagtcAAACCAGAGCTCTTAAGCTGCTCTTATTTACTAAGTACAAGGTGCTGTTGACCTCAGAAACTGAATCCTATCTGGCATTTAGTAATCACAGGGATTAATATACTATAGAAATTAACACATTCTGTGCAGATGGCCTATCTTCCCTAAAGGCATCCTTTTGAAATTGCATTCCAGGAGGAATACTCCTAacaattaatgcattttttacttcttctgctgaaaaaattacttcaaacaATCTTTACTGAGAAGGTAAAAGATATGTCTATCAAGAACTGGACCAAAGGAATTATTCAGAATTAACCCAACCATATAAACTTCAAAGAAGATTCTGAGCTGTACAAGCAGGTTAATAATGTACTGGCTAGAAACACCTGATCCTTATTATTTAGTATTTACTATTGTAAGAATTTGTCCAATCAGGAACATGATAGATTCATTCCCTTCCAGCATCTTCAATTCACCAACTTTCACagttttagttaaaaaaaaccattaaaatgtTAACACTGCCTTTAAGTCCCTGTTTAGCATGCCCATACCTTGACATGTATCTGGTTGCGCAGGACTGCGGCTCGCAGGATCATTGCTTTGGCACGGCGCTGAAACTCTTTGCCCATTAGCAAAGACTTCTCAAAAGTTGTGCTGCGCTGATCTACATCTCGAGCATACAGAATCTGTAACCAATACAGAGCAGTACATGGGAGTCATGCCAGGGTTccacaggaggaaaacagctAAGGCATTATGGAGTCTGAAGTCAAACACAGCTCACCCCTACCAAACACACTAGACCCAAGAGATGAATGCACCTTCCAAATATCTCAGGAATGGAGAGTTTGTTTATAAGCTTAGTAAACCTGTTCAGTCTTTAACCCACGGGTGAACTGCACTCACCTTACTGTGCGAGTCTATTCTGGCATTTATCAGTCCCTCCAAGATCAGCTGAGTGAGTTCATCTTCCAGAGCAGCCACTGTGGTGTTAAAAGCAGTGGCCATCTTGCGCATGTCTGCTGACACATAGGGGCTGAAGTactaagaagaagaaaatattcagttgCCAAGGGCACTCTCCACCCTCTAAGAAACCAGGAGAAAAGCAATTGCAAAGAGATGGCCTGTCTCCCTGTTTATCCACCTCTGGGACGACAGGAACAATTACCTGGATAAGGGCACGATTTCGAATCTGGGTATAAAGTGTCCTGACATGAGGTGCAAGGTACATATCTAGCAGCAGGTTGTCCTGTGCAAAACAATAAACCACATCAGAAGCTGAGAAGCAATCTGGAAATCTATGTTATTCCTGTGTTCTGAAACATTTATGCATATATACTTAAACCTTAAGAATATTACACTGCAGCAAGACAAAACGATAAAAcaagaatgaataaaataattaggaatttgtttaaaacatttataatttCTCTCTACTAATAAACTACTCCCAGTTTCCATGCACCATGTCAGGAGACAGAAGAGCTGAACATTTAGTATCACTGCTTCTCACAAAAGGCCAGGCAGAGGGAACTTTTAAAGTCTGCTCAGCACTGGTCTCCTGCAACTCACCTTCATCTCATCCAGCATCTTCAGGCATGAAGCATATTTAGATTCATAAAACTTGAAGATGATGTCACGAACCTGTGGCTCCAGCTCCAAAAACAATTTGAAGGAGCTACAGATAAAGATGGCAGTGATCAAACACTGGAACCCACCACTAAAATACCCCATAATCCCATCAATCATCGGAAGGTTAAAAACTCTCACTATTATTCGAAGATTCCAAGAATTTACCCTCTAACAGACCAGACAGACTCGAACACAGAGAGACAGAGCACAGCACCAGAGCTGTGATGAAGGAAGACAAAAGACTTTTTACAAACCAAGTAGTAGAAGTGTTTGtccacacaaaagaaaatgatgaatGTGAATAGGTCAAAATCAGGATACATCACCAGCTAACAAATGTCATACTGTAATCTGTGCTGGCCAGCTCTGTGCCCCCTTTCAAAGCACAGCCTTCATTAAGTACAGCATGCCATAGACAAGTCAAGCATTGCCAGTTTCTCAGAGAAACAACCTACTGTGAATGTGGTAAATCTTAGGGATATACATTTTTACTCAGCACACTCCCAATTCTCCATTATAGATTTTTTCAATCTTGAGATCTCACCCTACATATCAACCCATAAAAAAGGGCAACAACCCCTTTTCCACAGCAATTTAAGATTACTGCTTCTGTACAGCTAGCTGACAGGAATTCAGTGTCCTTGCAATTCAATATATGACACACAAATATCCACTTTCTTCCAAAGACCACACATCTCTTAATCTTCTGTATGTCATAGACTACACTCCAAGGTGTACAAATAATTACTAAATTGTTTTAACAATTAACATACACCAGAGCAAGGGGCAAAGGCAAGTTATCCTAACAGCTGCCTTTGACAGAGGGCTGTGTCCCCCAATTTAATACCTGATACGAACTACTGGTGGAGACAGACAACTGGGCTATGCAGATGCTGGATCTAACCTGGGTGGGAAACTTATACTAAGaaaatttcagctgtgatttACCACTGTGTTGTGAAACACCGTTTAATGCTAAAGCCAAACTAAGGCTCAGTGGTTCTTTCTCTCCTGTATGAGAAGTACTCGTGGCCAAAATTCACTCTTAACCAAAGTCCCACGTTCTAAAAGATGTCCAGTACATACAAACATCACTCAAGGCATCACTCACCTACTGGAGATAACATTTCTTTGCAGTTCCTGACGGTCAAATGTAGCAAGGGCACAGAGCCCACCATACACAGCCACATTGCTGGGAGATAACAGCtacagagagagggagagacagaACTAGCTGTCACTGACTACCAAAATGGCCTAAGGGTGGCATTGAGTCTTCTACCCCAGGCCTTTCTTTCATGCAGTGACAAGATCAGTCCTTATCAAATGCAGTGGAAGCACCCAGCTTGCTCTCACCCACAGTGTGTGGGGGTGACAGGGCCAGAGCAGTAACACTGCTAAGACAGCAGACACCAATTTCAGGAAATTTTGGTTGATTGACAATAATTGACAGAATTATAAACTAACATGTTAACTAATATAATATAgacatatacaaatatatatatatatatatatatatatatacatacatacatatatatatatgtatataacaTAAACATTATCACAGCTAACTCTTATGTGACCTAGAGTAGAACATTTAGAAAAGCCAAGAacagagacttttaaaaaaaccaaacaaacaaacaaaaaaacaaaccataaaaaaccccagccaaacAGAACAGTTCAAGGAATGCTGCAAGAATAACTACAATATCTGAATTTTACAACCTAATACTTAGAAGAACTACATCCCCTCAAAGACTTGCACACAGCTGCCTCTTGGTCCTCACCTCAGGGAAATCACAATGATCAAATGATGCCAACAAGAAGCACTTTGCTGCCTGTTTGTACTTCCGGGCAGCTAGTTCGGCCAAGCCTAGGAACCAGAAAAAGTCATGACAGTATACAAATCAGGGCAAATTGAAATCTGGGGAATAGGAAAGGCCCCCACATGGCCGCTAGTGCCTTCACTACTGAAGTGAAACAAGATCCTCAGACTGCATCAAGCATCCTTTGAACTACATTCACTCACACAGGTATCCTCTCTGAAGAAActcagggagaagaaagagatgGCAAAAACCAGCAGCTGTATCTCATCAGCTTCATTAAATTTTGCATGTCTGGTGTGGAAATACAAAGTCTGTCAAATacgagagaaaaaacaaacccaagagcCCTACGGACAGCTAACAAGTAGAAAGACAGGCAAACTATACAGGAAGCTGAAGGACTCACCTGCTGCACATTTCAGTTTGGTGAGAATTGCTTGTGTCTGGCtatctctttctcctctttgctAGAGCATAAAACAAAGCAGTAGTGAGCAAGCAGTACGAAAGCTATTTTACTTACTACTGTCCCCGGGATATTTCACCCTGATAATTAACTTGCCAATCTCAATGGCCCAATAACTCAATCTTATTTGTCTTGGGAAACACAACAAAACTGAGGACAGGAAGTATCCAGTTTTACCATGAGCCAGATTTTGTACCCATACATCATGAGAAAAGTCATAGAGGAGTAAAGGAAGAAATCACTTTACaaatttttgaaacagaaaattaagggaaaatatATCCAAGTTAAAGAGCAGGAGCTTACTTCTGCAATTTCTGGTGTAGACTCAGCCTTGCTTACATAGCTCAGAACATGAGACCAGTTCTGGAGGTAGACACTGACCTGCAGAGAGTCAGAAAAAGTGTGGGCATGGATAAATGGCGCTCCTTAGATAAGCCACATCATTGCAGACACAGGAGCCAAGTATGGGGGGCAACTTCACAGCAGGCATCACAAAGACACCAAGTACCTCTGCCTGCAAATCTTCCTACCTTGATAACATTGAGACACATGTTGATGACGTGTTTAGCACTGGTGCAGTAATCACGGGCTCTCGAGTAACACTTTAAAGCATTGCTGAGGTCTCCACAGTCCAGGTAATGATCACCTAAATCATCATGGCCTCTCCTGGAGAATAGGAATGAAAACATCAATGAACTGTATGCTCAGAAAGGGACAAAGTCAGTTTGTTCTAAACAAGTAACTCAGCACACTAGCTTAAGGGCACATCCCATGTTAAGTGCATGGAGGAGCAAAATGCTCTTCCGGGCTCCAGCAGAGCCTTCTGCATCTCACCTGATACTCTCCTTGATGGAGTTCcctttgtaatttttcagatCTGTGTCAAGTTTCTCCAGTTTAAGAAGAGCTTTTTTGCGTGTAGCTTCAACCCAAGCTGTGTCAAGAGGAGGGGGTTCAATTCCACTATCAGGGACAGCATCAGGTGTATTTTGCAGTTCTCTGAAAGGAAAGTATTGAATTACTATTAGGCTCAATAAGTTTCAAAACAGAGGTCTGCTAAGTGCCTGGCACTATTACCCTAACAAACAGTACCACATACGTAAAATAGAtcaatgagaaaataaaggtagtgggaaaaaaaagaaaaatattgctaaaatCTCCAGTGCAAATACTAGCACAAGCATCATAGATATTTACAAATACTTCACAAAATTATCCTAATGATCTTAGGACGAACATACTCTCACACGCATGATAAAGACTCCCCATgcaaaacagacaagaaaacatgaaataagcatag harbors:
- the GPS1 gene encoding COP9 signalosome complex subunit 1; amino-acid sequence: MPLPVQVFNLQGAVEPMQIDVDPQEDQQNSPDINYVVENPTLDLEQYASSYSGLMRIERLQFIADHCPQLRVEALKMALSFVQRTFNVDVYEEIHRKLSEATRELQNTPDAVPDSGIEPPPLDTAWVEATRKKALLKLEKLDTDLKNYKGNSIKESIRRGHDDLGDHYLDCGDLSNALKCYSRARDYCTSAKHVINMCLNVIKVSVYLQNWSHVLSYVSKAESTPEIAEQRGERDSQTQAILTKLKCAAGLAELAARKYKQAAKCFLLASFDHCDFPELLSPSNVAVYGGLCALATFDRQELQRNVISSSSFKLFLELEPQVRDIIFKFYESKYASCLKMLDEMKDNLLLDMYLAPHVRTLYTQIRNRALIQYFSPYVSADMRKMATAFNTTVAALEDELTQLILEGLINARIDSHSKILYARDVDQRSTTFEKSLLMGKEFQRRAKAMILRAAVLRNQIHVKSPPREGSQGELTPANSQSRMSTNM